The genomic segment GCACCAGGACGAGGCCACGGGGGGCTCCGCCGGTCGACTCGGCGGCCGCGATGCGGGTGAGCATCGGCAGGCCGAAGCCCAGGGTCTTGCCGGAGCCGGTCTGGCCGCGGCCCAGCACGTCGCGCCCGGCGATGGCGTCGGGGATGGTGGCCGTCTGGATCGGGAAGGGGCTGGTGATGCCCTGCTTGTCCAGTGCGGCAACGAGCTTTGTGGGAACGCCCAGGGCAGCGAAGCCCTCGGTGGCGACGACGGCGGAGTCATCGACTTCGCCGAGGTCGGTGGCCTCCCAGCTCATCTGGTCCAGGTTCTCGCTGGCGGGGCGGTCCTCGCGACGGTCGAAGGAATGACGCTCCTCACGCTCGAAGCGGGGCTTGTCGTCCCGCTGGAAACGGGGCTTGTCGTCCCGCTCGAAACGGGGCTTGTCATCGCGCCAGGTGCGCTCGTCGGCGGGCACACCGTCACGACGATCATCACGCTGGAAGCGGGGACGGTCCTCGCGGTTCGGGCGCTCGGGACGGTCCCACGGCTTGCGCTCGGCGCGGGGCTCCCACTTGGGGCGGGGTGCCGCGTCGTAGGCGCGGGCGGGACGGTATTCCTTGCGGGGGCCACGTTCGGGGCGCTCGTCCCGGTTGAAGGTACGGCGCTCGCCGCGGTCCTCGCGGTTGAAGCCACGGTCGTCACGGCCGGCACCGCGGTCGTCGCGCTTGAAGCCCCCGCGATCCTCGCGCTTGAAGCCCCCGCGATCGTCGCGGCTGCGGTCATCACGGTTGAAGGGACGACGCTCGCGGTCACCGGAGGGACGCTCGCCGCGATTGTCATAGCCGCGGGACTCGGTGCCACGCTCGACATTGCGGGGGGCGCGGCCACCGAAGCCACCCTCGCGGGGCTCGTAGGCGGTGAAGTTGCGGCCCTTGGCGTCGCTGCGGCGGGGAGCATCGCTGCGGTAGTCGTCGCGACGCTCGTAGCCACCCTCGCGGGGGGCACGGTCTGTGCGGTCGTCACGACGGGGAGCGCGGTCGTCACGGGAGGAACGGTCCTCGCGGGGCTCCCACTGCTTGCGGGGGCCCTTGCCGTAGGCAGCGCGCTTGTCGTCGCTCCAGCGGTTCTTGGCGGCGCCATCAGCCTTGAAGCCCTTGGGGCCCTTCTTGGCGGGCTTGAAACCGGGGGCCTTGGCCGCCTTGCGGCCGTGCGGAGTGGGACGGGGCATGGTGGTACTCACTTCTCTGGGCGCAGTACGCCCGTTGGGGCAGCCGATCATGGCTGGTTCATCACAAGGAACCGTGGCGCACCAACATGCACTTGCTCTCACGCAGATTGATGGCGACGGTACATGGCACTCGAAGCCATGTTTGGCATCAGGCGCTCGGGGCGAATTGGTCGCCTCATCCAAGCTGCAACTGATTCGCGTCGTGGGCCAACTACCGCTCCCTCATTCGGGAACGAATTGCCCAACCGAGAGGCAACACTACCAGTCAGGGCGTGTTCACCACGAATCCAGCCTGTGATCCGGCTGTGGTGTCCTGCCCCGTTCGTCTGGTGTTCAGATTCGTCAACCCGCGTTCAGACCCATCGCGAAGTGTTCAGCCCGGTGTCTCCCCAGACTGTCCGGAGGCACAGGAAGTGGGGTCTACCATCGAAAACGTGAGAGTTGCTTTTGCGGCAGAGTCCTTCCTCCCCCAGGTCAACGGCGTCACCAATTCCGTCCTGCGGATGCTCGAGCATCTGCAGGCCCAGGGCCACGAGGCCCTCGTCCTGGCACCCGCCGCCGCCGGCCGGGTCCCCAAGCAGTACGCGGGCTTCCCCGTGGTCACGCTGTCCAGCGTCGGACTGCCCGGATATTCCGACGTCCGCGTCAACACCGCCCCGCGCTTCATGATCGACCGCACCCTGGCCGACTTCCGGCCCGACGTGGTGCACCTGGCAGCCCCCTTC from the Luteococcus japonicus genome contains:
- a CDS encoding DEAD/DEAH box helicase — encoded protein: MPRPTPHGRKAAKAPGFKPAKKGPKGFKADGAAKNRWSDDKRAAYGKGPRKQWEPREDRSSRDDRAPRRDDRTDRAPREGGYERRDDYRSDAPRRSDAKGRNFTAYEPREGGFGGRAPRNVERGTESRGYDNRGERPSGDRERRPFNRDDRSRDDRGGFKREDRGGFKRDDRGAGRDDRGFNREDRGERRTFNRDERPERGPRKEYRPARAYDAAPRPKWEPRAERKPWDRPERPNREDRPRFQRDDRRDGVPADERTWRDDKPRFERDDKPRFQRDDKPRFEREERHSFDRREDRPASENLDQMSWEATDLGEVDDSAVVATEGFAALGVPTKLVAALDKQGITSPFPIQTATIPDAIAGRDVLGRGQTGSGKTLGFGLPMLTRIAAAESTGGAPRGLVLVPTRELALQCADVLAPLAKTLRLDLTLIAGGMGYGPQLRAFERGVDIVVATPGRLIDLLEQGAVDLSQVLVTVLDEADHMADLGFMPAVTTLMDTVPSDGQRLLFSATLDGAVDKIVKKYLHDPITHEVDSDRASVTTMEHVLLHVPPHEKNLITAEIANREGRSVLFCRTQMGTNRVAEQLRAAGVMAGALHGGLTQGARTRILAAFKDGSVPVLVATDVAARGIHVDDVTLVLEIDPPMNHKDYLHRAGRTARAGTKGVVASICLPHQRRSMLRLLGAAGVKAEQLNAHPGEEELADKTGARPVDGVPIEDAEYERIIAPKRGGGARGPRQGGSRGGFGGRSQGGGYRGQGGGGRRFGGDRDRDRDRGGRGGFDRAGGGRSNNSEGWRRDR